The following proteins come from a genomic window of Candidatus Bathyarchaeota archaeon:
- a CDS encoding Hsp20/alpha crystallin family protein: MEKKEKRSFFEDLINFMNLSWDEEASIMQPLYNILLKPNEVVVTVDLPYADLNKIEVKAVENKLEVLAKTKEAICLSKFGLKHRSGEFNCYHIVVQIPVPVDWRRLTYRLKRGILEVHLPRL; this comes from the coding sequence TTGGAGAAAAAAGAAAAAAGAAGTTTTTTTGAAGATTTAATAAATTTCATGAATTTATCTTGGGATGAAGAAGCATCAATTATGCAACCTTTGTACAACATATTATTAAAGCCTAACGAAGTTGTTGTAACTGTGGATTTACCATATGCAGATTTAAATAAAATTGAGGTTAAAGCTGTAGAGAATAAACTTGAAGTTTTAGCTAAAACTAAGGAAGCGATATGTTTAAGTAAATTTGGGCTTAAACATAGAAGTGGAGAATTTAATTGTTATCATATAGTTGTTCAAATTCCTGTTCCAGTTGATTGGAGAAGATTAACTTATAGGTTAAAGAGGGGAATTTTAGAAGTTCATTTACCGAGATTATGA
- a CDS encoding prolyl oligopeptidase family serine peptidase, producing MNVQQVKFYSEGYLLYGNLSLPRSKAPCIIGLHGLESNKESRKWLVFESKFYSEGYAFLRFNFRGCGEKPEVSEGKFEKTNLTSRIKDFKSALNFLKQNTEIDVRRIGVIGSSFGGMVAIAAQEEAVKALVTLATPYKIDFIFKKGEDYYVLPSGKKVTKDFLKDLQKYNLLNCIKNLTSPILIIHGESDEVAPVEHAYKLFKAAKEPKRIEIIKGANHTFSNIEHLNKVVELSLSWFKVYL from the coding sequence ATGAATGTGCAACAAGTTAAATTTTATTCTGAAGGATATTTACTATACGGAAATTTAAGTTTACCACGTAGTAAAGCTCCTTGCATAATAGGCTTACATGGATTAGAAAGTAATAAAGAGTCAAGAAAATGGTTAGTTTTTGAGTCTAAATTTTATAGTGAAGGTTACGCTTTTTTAAGGTTTAATTTTAGAGGTTGCGGAGAAAAGCCTGAAGTTAGTGAAGGAAAATTTGAGAAAACAAACTTAACATCAAGAATAAAGGATTTTAAATCAGCTTTAAACTTTCTTAAGCAAAATACTGAAATAGATGTGAGAAGAATAGGAGTGATTGGATCAAGTTTTGGAGGAATGGTTGCAATAGCAGCTCAAGAAGAAGCTGTAAAAGCTTTAGTAACTTTAGCGACACCGTATAAAATAGATTTTATTTTTAAAAAAGGAGAAGATTACTATGTGCTCCCTTCAGGTAAAAAAGTAACTAAAGACTTTCTTAAAGATTTACAAAAGTATAATTTACTTAATTGCATTAAAAATTTAACATCTCCAATCTTAATAATTCATGGCGAATCAGATGAAGTAGCTCCAGTTGAACATGCATATAAATTATTTAAAGCTGCAAAAGAACCTAAAAGAATAGAGATAATAAAAGGAGCAAACCACACTTTTTCAAATATTGAACATTTAAATAAAGTGGTTGAGTTAAGCTTAAGCTGGTTTAAAGTTTATCTTTAA
- a CDS encoding histone deacetylase, whose translation MKIIFSRKCLEYSDWHIESPERVRKAYEILKDKGYKFIEPEPASEEDILKVHTKEHLERIKSGAFYDPDTPAYENIYEYARLAAGGAIKAAKEKGFSLMRPPGHHAGKNGVALGAATLGFCYFNNIAIAVKYLDLPTLIIDIDGHHGNGTQEIFYKDPKVVYISLHRYPHYPGTGRFSEANCLNFPLPSNTGDEKYLETLRKALSQVDADKYEVIALSAGFDCHKGDLASLDLTSNCFKEIGKIIGSLRKPVFGVLEGGYIGENVGNDLHNLIQGLEEE comes from the coding sequence ATGAAGATAATTTTTTCAAGGAAATGTTTAGAGTACTCTGATTGGCATATAGAAAGTCCTGAAAGAGTTAGAAAAGCTTATGAAATTCTTAAAGATAAGGGATATAAATTTATTGAGCCGGAGCCAGCTTCTGAAGAAGATATTCTTAAAGTGCATACTAAGGAGCATTTAGAAAGGATTAAAAGTGGAGCTTTTTATGATCCGGATACCCCTGCTTATGAAAACATTTATGAGTACGCTAGGCTTGCTGCTGGAGGAGCTATAAAAGCTGCTAAAGAAAAAGGTTTTTCATTAATGCGGCCTCCAGGCCATCATGCAGGTAAAAACGGAGTAGCTTTAGGAGCTGCAACATTAGGTTTCTGTTATTTTAATAACATAGCTATAGCTGTTAAATATTTAGATTTACCAACTTTAATTATTGATATTGATGGACATCATGGAAATGGGACACAAGAAATATTTTATAAAGATCCTAAAGTTGTATATATTTCTTTACATAGGTATCCTCATTATCCTGGAACAGGGAGGTTTTCTGAAGCTAACTGTCTCAACTTTCCTTTACCATCAAACACAGGTGATGAAAAATACTTGGAAACTTTAAGAAAAGCTTTATCTCAAGTAGATGCAGATAAATATGAGGTTATAGCGCTTTCAGCAGGGTTTGATTGTCATAAAGGGGATTTAGCATCTTTAGATTTAACTTCAAATTGTTTTAAAGAAATTGGGAAAATAATAGGATCCTTAAGGAAGCCTGTTTTTGGTGTATTAGAAGGAGGATATATAGGAGAGAATGTTGGAAACGATTTACATAATTTAATTCAAGGTTTAGAAGAAGAATGA
- a CDS encoding hydroxyacid dehydrogenase yields MKILVCDSIDAEGISKLREAGHEVIEKTQITYEELKKEIENFDAIIVRSRTKVTSEIIEKGKKLKAIARAGVGLDNIDVEAANKKGIKIISTPAAPTTSVAELTIGLMLSVLRKISYADKAMKEGKWIKKELFGRELGSLTVGVVGVGGRIGLEVARILKEGFKSRVIGYDIIDVTDKAEKIGFEATKSLDELLKKSDIVTIHVPYLPSTHHLINEEKINIMKNGAILINTSRGDIVDGEALLKALKTGKLAGAGLDVFHKEPPEDTWEKELIGLENVVCTCHIGAQTIEAQKQASIMAATQLIEALK; encoded by the coding sequence ATGAAAATTTTAGTTTGCGATTCAATAGATGCTGAAGGTATATCTAAATTAAGAGAAGCGGGCCATGAAGTTATAGAGAAAACTCAAATAACTTATGAAGAGCTTAAGAAAGAAATTGAAAATTTTGATGCTATAATTGTTAGAAGTAGAACTAAAGTAACAAGTGAAATAATTGAAAAAGGTAAAAAATTAAAAGCTATTGCTAGAGCTGGGGTAGGTTTAGATAATATAGATGTGGAAGCTGCTAACAAAAAAGGAATTAAAATCATTTCTACGCCAGCTGCTCCAACAACAAGTGTTGCTGAATTAACTATTGGTTTAATGCTTTCAGTTTTAAGGAAAATCTCTTACGCAGATAAAGCTATGAAAGAAGGTAAGTGGATTAAAAAAGAACTTTTTGGAAGAGAACTTGGAAGCTTAACTGTAGGAGTTGTAGGAGTCGGAGGAAGAATAGGGCTTGAAGTAGCTAGAATTTTAAAGGAGGGATTTAAATCTAGGGTTATAGGCTATGATATTATAGATGTGACTGATAAAGCTGAGAAAATAGGTTTTGAAGCAACAAAAAGCTTAGATGAATTGCTTAAAAAATCTGATATAGTAACAATTCATGTTCCATATTTACCTTCAACGCATCACCTTATAAATGAAGAAAAAATAAACATAATGAAAAATGGCGCAATCTTGATAAATACTTCCAGAGGAGATATAGTTGATGGAGAAGCGCTTCTTAAAGCTTTAAAAACAGGAAAATTGGCTGGAGCGGGGCTAGATGTATTCCATAAAGAACCTCCAGAAGATACTTGGGAAAAAGAACTGATAGGTTTAGAAAATGTAGTATGCACATGTCATATAGGTGCTCAAACAATTGAAGCTCAAAAACAAGCAAGCATAATGGCTGCAACTCAATTAATAGAGGCTTTAAAGTAA
- a CDS encoding uracil-DNA glycosylase, with protein sequence MTVNLEELKKKAENCKKCDLWKNRKNIVFGEGLENAKIMIIGLGPGYYENLYGKPFVGAAGKFLNKLLEIVNLKREKIYITNIVKCYLPNNKVTEIQIKTCALNYLDKQIALINPKIIFALGNIAVNYLFNKFKLLIKPMKDIHGKVFKISSLLVIPMYHPASALRNPNLKEILIEDWKNCKHYVIRALEDC encoded by the coding sequence ATAACTGTGAATTTAGAAGAGTTAAAGAAGAAAGCTGAAAACTGTAAAAAATGTGATCTTTGGAAAAATAGAAAAAATATAGTGTTTGGTGAAGGCTTAGAAAACGCGAAAATAATGATTATAGGTTTAGGTCCAGGCTATTATGAAAATTTATATGGAAAACCATTTGTGGGTGCTGCTGGGAAATTTTTAAATAAACTTTTAGAAATAGTGAATTTAAAAAGAGAAAAAATTTATATTACTAATATTGTGAAATGCTATCTCCCAAATAATAAAGTTACAGAAATTCAAATTAAAACTTGCGCTTTAAACTATTTAGATAAGCAAATTGCTTTAATAAACCCAAAAATTATTTTCGCTTTAGGGAATATCGCTGTAAACTATTTATTCAACAAGTTTAAGCTTTTAATTAAACCTATGAAAGATATTCATGGGAAAGTATTTAAAATCTCAAGTTTACTTGTAATCCCTATGTATCATCCAGCTTCAGCTTTACGCAATCCAAACTTAAAAGAAATATTAATTGAAGATTGGAAAAATTGTAAACATTATGTCATAAGAGCACTAGAAGATTGTTAA
- a CDS encoding iron-containing alcohol dehydrogenase, translating to MSLKAFEQNLPLARISEYQGAKKVIFGVGAVEDRVGVEVKRFGKKVGLITDKGVRKAGLADKVADLLKKEGLTVDIYDEIAAEPTSDSLKKAVNFGREGNYDVIVGVGGGAVMDTAKMVAVSLTNPGDIMTYVNPSQDMIQIPPKPKILIPTTSGTGSEVSPYSVIIEGMYKTWAASPSLYAEVAIVDPLMVMTCPPKQTAGSAMDALSHNVEALISTYSNPISDSQALEATRLIFAYARRAYHDGKDLEARWGMACAAMLGGIVIGYPWIGGPAILGHCIAEAAGPRWNIPHGAACGLVLPYILEFNLPACVEKIARIAHVAGLDVYGLSPREAANAVICEIVNLLRDMELPISLKEWGVPKKDLPEFAEYIVNERQYIYGLPTFNPRKLTKENTLALMERMYEGVIG from the coding sequence ATGAGTTTAAAAGCTTTTGAGCAAAATCTTCCTTTAGCTAGAATTTCAGAATATCAGGGAGCTAAAAAAGTTATTTTTGGTGTTGGAGCTGTTGAAGATCGTGTAGGAGTTGAAGTTAAACGTTTTGGAAAAAAAGTTGGTTTAATCACGGATAAAGGTGTAAGAAAAGCGGGATTAGCTGATAAAGTTGCTGATTTACTAAAGAAAGAAGGTTTAACTGTTGATATCTATGATGAAATTGCAGCTGAACCTACTTCAGATAGCTTGAAGAAAGCTGTTAATTTTGGGCGAGAAGGTAACTATGATGTAATCGTTGGAGTAGGCGGTGGAGCTGTAATGGATACAGCGAAAATGGTTGCAGTAAGTTTAACAAACCCAGGCGACATAATGACTTATGTTAATCCATCTCAAGATATGATTCAAATTCCACCTAAACCAAAAATTTTAATTCCAACAACCTCAGGCACTGGAAGCGAGGTTTCACCCTACTCTGTAATTATTGAGGGCATGTATAAAACTTGGGCTGCAAGCCCAAGCTTATACGCTGAGGTCGCTATAGTTGATCCATTAATGGTTATGACTTGCCCACCAAAACAAACAGCTGGAAGCGCTATGGACGCTTTAAGCCATAATGTTGAAGCTTTAATAAGCACTTATTCAAACCCAATTTCAGATAGCCAAGCTCTTGAAGCAACAAGGCTTATTTTCGCTTATGCTAGAAGAGCTTATCATGACGGTAAAGATTTAGAAGCTAGATGGGGGATGGCTTGCGCAGCTATGTTAGGTGGAATAGTAATAGGATATCCATGGATTGGTGGTCCAGCTATTTTAGGACATTGCATTGCTGAAGCAGCTGGTCCAAGATGGAATATCCCGCATGGTGCTGCTTGCGGTTTAGTTTTACCTTACATTCTAGAATTTAACCTTCCAGCCTGCGTTGAAAAAATCGCTAGAATAGCTCATGTAGCTGGACTTGATGTTTATGGTTTATCGCCTAGAGAAGCTGCTAACGCTGTAATATGCGAAATAGTAAATCTTTTAAGAGATATGGAGTTACCAATAAGCTTAAAAGAGTGGGGTGTACCTAAAAAAGATCTCCCAGAGTTTGCAGAATATATTGTTAATGAACGTCAATACATTTATGGGCTTCCAACATTCAATCCAAGAAAACTAACTAAAGAAAACACTTTAGCTCTTATGGAGCGCATGTATGAAGGAGTAATCGGGTAA
- a CDS encoding acetoin utilization protein AcuC, producing the protein MFTPSAFIYSNEYLNYQFGPDHPFNPVREKYTFELLKKLEVFNGKAKIYAPRLASEEELLLVHSRKYIDFVKIKSNEGEGYLDYGDTPASKGIYEAACLRVGGTLLGADLLMNNEVSHAFNPGGGFHHAKSNKAAGFCVFNDVAIAVKYLQKKYNIEKIAVIDIDGHHGDGTQEILYKEPILKISFHRYDDWPQPFYPGTGRIEEIGEDDGLGFSVNVPLPIGTGDEDYLYAFNEIVPPLIENYKPEIIIHQFGVDAHYQDPLVHLGLTTKAYKELSEVTHYLAHKFSNGKYLILGGGGYEPKNVARCWAIMFITISEVKIKDLESYNKLFDIPRNKERKPKVKEVVEKVKKIIFPLHGIKI; encoded by the coding sequence ATGTTCACTCCTTCCGCCTTCATTTACTCAAATGAATATTTAAATTATCAGTTTGGTCCAGATCATCCATTTAATCCAGTAAGAGAGAAGTACACTTTTGAACTACTTAAAAAACTTGAAGTATTTAATGGAAAAGCAAAAATTTATGCTCCTCGTTTAGCTTCTGAAGAGGAGCTTTTACTTGTTCACTCTAGAAAATACATTGATTTTGTGAAAATTAAAAGTAATGAAGGCGAAGGTTATCTTGATTATGGTGACACGCCAGCATCAAAGGGAATTTATGAAGCTGCTTGTTTAAGAGTTGGAGGAACATTGCTTGGAGCTGACCTTTTAATGAATAATGAAGTTTCTCACGCCTTTAATCCTGGTGGAGGTTTTCATCATGCAAAATCTAATAAAGCAGCTGGGTTTTGCGTGTTTAATGATGTTGCCATAGCTGTTAAATATCTCCAAAAAAAGTATAACATTGAAAAAATTGCTGTAATAGATATTGATGGACATCATGGTGATGGAACACAAGAAATACTTTATAAAGAACCAATTCTTAAAATTTCTTTTCATAGATATGATGATTGGCCTCAACCATTTTATCCAGGAACAGGGAGAATTGAAGAGATTGGTGAAGATGATGGATTAGGTTTTTCTGTAAATGTGCCTTTACCTATAGGCACAGGAGATGAAGACTATCTTTATGCCTTTAATGAAATTGTTCCACCTTTAATTGAAAATTATAAACCTGAAATAATCATTCATCAATTTGGAGTTGATGCACACTATCAGGATCCACTAGTTCATCTAGGTTTAACAACAAAAGCTTATAAAGAATTAAGCGAGGTTACGCATTATCTTGCTCATAAATTTTCTAATGGAAAATATTTAATTCTTGGAGGGGGAGGATATGAACCTAAAAATGTTGCTAGATGCTGGGCTATAATGTTTATTACAATTTCAGAAGTGAAAATAAAAGATTTGGAAAGCTATAATAAGCTTTTTGATATTCCTAGAAATAAAGAAAGAAAACCTAAAGTTAAAGAAGTCGTTGAAAAAGTAAAAAAAATTATTTTTCCACTACATGGTATAAAAATATAA
- a CDS encoding HD domain-containing protein, producing MRKYWGFIKDPLYGYIKITEVEKKIIDTTPVQRLRRIKQLSGAEYVYPAANHTRFEHSLGVMYLAGILAQNLPVELNDETIEFIKLSALLHDVGHGPFSHVFDSILSKKLGKTHEDLANWIIKNSEIAEILESEGFSSKEVSALAIGKLDVKESFFNQIISSGVDVDKMDFISRDSYHTGAGYGYTDVFRLIYSMEIYEGNLAVGETALSTLETFLLARLESFKTIYFHKASRAAQIMLVKALEKAENEAYHLDLNSVNDYLALDDYSVWFMLKKCEASKEIIKNLENRKLLKCAYERIFFTQEKMVTSIFTNEVVRRKIEEEIASKANLDHEKVVIDIPSLPSVPYANAKLELMDIPVFVKNKSGGKTSKKATELSRIINVMQAYMNIVRVYTEEPYRNKVAEASEKTFGYLPSETTISY from the coding sequence TTGAGAAAATACTGGGGTTTCATTAAGGATCCTTTATATGGGTATATTAAAATAACTGAGGTTGAAAAGAAAATTATCGATACAACTCCAGTTCAAAGGCTTAGACGTATAAAACAACTTTCAGGTGCTGAATATGTTTATCCAGCTGCTAACCATACACGCTTTGAGCATTCTTTAGGTGTAATGTATTTAGCTGGAATTTTAGCTCAAAACCTTCCAGTTGAATTAAATGATGAAACAATAGAGTTTATTAAGCTTTCAGCTCTTTTACATGATGTTGGGCATGGTCCATTTTCTCATGTTTTCGATTCTATTTTAAGTAAAAAACTAGGTAAAACCCATGAAGATTTAGCAAATTGGATTATAAAAAATTCTGAAATTGCGGAAATTTTAGAATCAGAAGGTTTCTCCTCTAAAGAAGTTTCAGCTTTAGCTATTGGGAAACTTGATGTTAAAGAGTCTTTCTTTAACCAAATAATTTCAAGTGGAGTAGATGTTGATAAAATGGATTTCATTTCTAGAGATTCTTATCATACTGGTGCAGGATATGGGTATACAGATGTTTTTAGATTAATTTACAGCATGGAAATTTATGAAGGAAATTTAGCTGTAGGCGAAACAGCTTTATCAACTCTAGAAACATTTCTTTTAGCTAGATTAGAATCTTTTAAAACAATTTATTTTCATAAAGCTTCTAGAGCAGCTCAAATAATGCTTGTAAAAGCCTTAGAAAAAGCTGAAAATGAAGCTTACCATTTAGATTTAAACTCTGTAAACGATTATTTAGCTTTAGACGATTATTCTGTTTGGTTTATGCTTAAAAAATGTGAAGCATCAAAGGAGATTATTAAAAATCTTGAGAATAGAAAACTGCTTAAATGCGCTTATGAAAGAATATTTTTTACTCAAGAAAAAATGGTTACAAGCATTTTTACAAATGAAGTTGTGAGAAGAAAAATAGAAGAAGAAATAGCTTCTAAAGCTAACTTAGACCATGAAAAAGTTGTAATAGATATACCTTCTTTACCTTCAGTTCCATATGCTAATGCTAAACTCGAATTAATGGATATTCCAGTTTTTGTTAAAAATAAATCTGGAGGAAAAACATCTAAAAAAGCAACTGAATTATCTAGAATAATTAATGTTATGCAAGCTTACATGAATATTGTTAGAGTTTATACAGAAGAACCTTACCGAAATAAAGTTGCTGAAGCATCAGAAAAAACATTTGGTTACTTACCTTCTGAAACAACAATCTCTTACTAA
- a CDS encoding proteasome assembly chaperone family protein — protein MEIRFIEKEPIPKKFILINALPDVGLVGVIAATHLISTLKMKEIAYLDSEVFPPIIVLHEGEPKSPIRILANHSLAILISETAVPAEAIYPLANAIVNWASSKNVEYMISLGGLAVQNRQDIDSPKVFAVLTDKKLINIIGDSAEVMEEGYIVGAYALMIKKCMEIKLPAITLLAQSFFSYPDPEAAAATIKVLNKILNLNVDVSELLQRGEEIRLRAKDVMRRTQAELIKMNKAQEYDLPPLYM, from the coding sequence TTGGAGATTCGTTTTATAGAGAAGGAGCCTATACCGAAAAAATTTATTTTAATTAATGCTTTACCAGATGTAGGTTTAGTTGGAGTAATCGCTGCTACACATTTAATTTCAACTTTAAAGATGAAAGAAATAGCATATTTGGATTCAGAAGTTTTTCCTCCAATTATTGTTCTTCATGAAGGTGAACCAAAGTCTCCAATTAGAATATTAGCTAATCATTCTTTAGCAATTTTAATTTCTGAAACAGCAGTGCCAGCTGAAGCTATTTATCCTTTAGCTAACGCAATAGTGAATTGGGCTTCCTCAAAAAATGTTGAATATATGATTTCTTTAGGTGGATTAGCTGTTCAAAACCGTCAAGATATAGATTCACCTAAAGTTTTTGCTGTGTTAACTGATAAAAAATTAATAAATATTATTGGAGATTCAGCTGAAGTTATGGAGGAGGGCTACATAGTTGGAGCTTACGCATTGATGATTAAAAAATGTATGGAAATAAAACTTCCAGCTATAACACTTTTGGCTCAATCATTCTTTAGTTATCCAGATCCTGAAGCTGCAGCAGCAACAATTAAAGTTTTAAACAAAATTTTAAATTTAAATGTTGATGTTTCAGAGCTTCTTCAAAGAGGAGAAGAAATAAGATTGAGAGCTAAAGATGTTATGAGAAGAACGCAAGCTGAACTAATTAAAATGAATAAAGCTCAAGAATATGATTTACCTCCACTTTATATGTAA
- a CDS encoding dTMP kinase, protein MKGLFIVIEGIDGAGKTTQSKLLQKELNKKGFKSIYTTEPSKGFIGKFLRETSFKGVKLNPEVETLLFAADRFQHITYEVTPNLNKGKIVVCDRYFYASLAYQGAQGVDLGWIKTVNKFVIKPDLGIYLDVPVEVGLSRISKRKKTVFEKIEIERKVREIYLKLVKEKELILVDGNKPIKDVNKEITDLTLNFIEKNK, encoded by the coding sequence TTGAAAGGTTTATTTATAGTTATTGAAGGAATAGATGGAGCGGGAAAAACAACTCAATCAAAACTTCTTCAAAAAGAATTAAATAAAAAGGGTTTTAAAAGTATTTATACAACTGAACCATCTAAAGGTTTTATTGGTAAATTTTTAAGGGAAACATCTTTTAAAGGTGTAAAATTAAATCCTGAAGTTGAAACATTGCTTTTCGCTGCTGATAGATTTCAACATATTACCTATGAGGTTACTCCAAACTTAAATAAGGGTAAAATTGTTGTTTGCGACAGGTATTTTTATGCTTCATTAGCTTATCAAGGGGCTCAAGGTGTTGATTTAGGCTGGATAAAAACTGTGAATAAATTTGTTATTAAACCAGATTTAGGAATATACTTGGATGTTCCGGTTGAAGTAGGTTTATCTAGAATATCTAAAAGAAAAAAAACTGTTTTTGAAAAGATTGAAATCGAAAGAAAAGTTAGAGAAATTTATTTAAAACTTGTTAAAGAAAAAGAATTAATTTTAGTTGATGGAAATAAACCAATTAAAGATGTAAATAAAGAAATTACAGATTTAACTTTAAATTTTATTGAAAAAAATAAGTAA
- a CDS encoding FAD-dependent oxidoreductase, producing MSKKIVIIGGGAAGTSAALEARKIDKTAEITLITKENLPEYSRCGLPYVLSGVIPKLENLIIHQESVLKGMMKINLLLNTEVLDVDLKNKVIKAKKLDENKLLELKFDSLILATGAKTAYPNLENLNGKENVYGLRTAEDVKKLSEAAKKFKNITILGASYVGMEAAEALMKLGMNVTVIHRSPEPLSTLLDPDMAQPIRKKAEEEGVKFILGETIIEVKGDKKIEQVKTSGGKTVDVDVLLVATGMEPEVDLAKKIGAKIGDKGGIQVNEYMNVGIEDVYAAGDCVEYITATTGDYSMYQLGTTAVRMGRVAGANAAGKKIKLPPLLGTTTGKLFGFEIASVGLTTRDMKRKGLPDPVYGKATALTKAEYYPGGKKITMKLLVHPETWKIMGAQAISEETSASQRINIVALAIKEGLTVKSLAELETCYAPPVAPTWDVLVLAAESALMKLERTKKN from the coding sequence ATGTCTAAAAAAATCGTTATTATAGGAGGGGGAGCTGCAGGAACTTCAGCAGCTTTAGAAGCTAGAAAGATAGATAAAACAGCTGAAATAACATTAATAACTAAAGAAAATCTTCCTGAATACTCTCGATGCGGTCTCCCGTATGTTTTAAGCGGAGTAATTCCTAAGTTAGAGAATTTAATCATTCATCAAGAGTCTGTATTAAAAGGCATGATGAAAATAAATCTTCTTCTTAATACTGAAGTTTTAGATGTGGATTTAAAAAATAAAGTTATTAAAGCGAAAAAACTTGATGAAAACAAGCTTTTAGAATTAAAATTTGATAGTTTAATTTTGGCTACAGGCGCGAAAACTGCTTATCCAAATCTTGAAAACTTAAATGGTAAAGAGAATGTTTATGGATTAAGAACAGCTGAAGACGTTAAAAAACTTTCTGAGGCTGCTAAAAAATTTAAAAACATTACAATTTTAGGAGCAAGCTATGTTGGAATGGAAGCTGCTGAAGCTTTAATGAAGCTTGGAATGAATGTAACAGTAATTCATAGAAGCCCTGAACCCTTATCAACGTTGCTTGATCCAGATATGGCTCAACCAATTAGAAAAAAAGCTGAAGAAGAGGGAGTAAAATTTATTTTAGGAGAGACAATAATTGAAGTTAAAGGAGATAAAAAAATTGAGCAAGTTAAAACTAGTGGAGGGAAAACAGTAGATGTAGATGTGCTTCTTGTAGCTACTGGAATGGAACCTGAAGTAGATTTAGCTAAAAAAATTGGAGCAAAAATAGGGGATAAAGGAGGAATTCAAGTAAATGAATATATGAATGTTGGCATAGAAGATGTTTACGCTGCTGGAGATTGTGTTGAATATATAACTGCTACAACTGGTGATTACTCAATGTATCAACTTGGAACAACAGCTGTAAGAATGGGAAGGGTAGCTGGAGCAAACGCAGCTGGAAAAAAAATTAAGCTTCCACCACTTTTAGGAACAACCACTGGAAAACTTTTTGGGTTTGAAATAGCTTCTGTTGGTTTAACAACAAGAGACATGAAAAGAAAAGGTTTACCAGATCCAGTTTATGGAAAAGCAACAGCTTTAACTAAAGCTGAATATTACCCAGGTGGAAAGAAAATAACAATGAAGCTTTTAGTTCATCCTGAAACTTGGAAAATAATGGGAGCTCAAGCTATAAGCGAGGAAACAAGCGCTTCTCAAAGAATAAATATTGTAGCTTTAGCTATTAAAGAAGGTTTAACAGTAAAATCTTTAGCTGAACTTGAAACATGCTATGCACCACCTGTAGCTCCAACATGGGATGTTTTAGTTTTAGCAGCTGAAAGCGCTTTAATGAAGCTTGAACGAACAAAGAAAAATTGA
- a CDS encoding translation initiation factor IF-5A: protein MSKPVEVGSLKVGQYVIIDGEPCKIVEFEKSKPGKHGSAKARIVGISLFTGQKKSMVNPVDAKVDVPIIEKRTAQVISVLEDSVQLMDMENYQTFEALKPEEEEIKNKLTPGVEVEYWSVLGKNKIIRIKS, encoded by the coding sequence ATGAGTAAACCGGTTGAAGTTGGGAGTTTAAAAGTTGGTCAATACGTAATAATAGATGGTGAACCATGCAAAATAGTGGAGTTTGAAAAGTCTAAACCTGGAAAGCACGGCTCTGCAAAAGCTAGAATTGTAGGTATAAGTCTTTTCACCGGTCAAAAAAAGAGTATGGTAAATCCTGTTGATGCAAAAGTTGATGTACCAATAATAGAGAAGAGAACAGCTCAAGTTATTTCAGTTTTAGAAGATTCAGTACAATTAATGGATATGGAAAACTACCAAACATTTGAAGCTTTAAAACCTGAAGAAGAAGAAATAAAAAATAAATTGACACCAGGCGTAGAAGTAGAATATTGGAGTGTTCTTGGAAAAAATAAAATTATAAGAATTAAGTCTTAA